A genome region from Alkalimarinus coralli includes the following:
- a CDS encoding c-type cytochrome codes for MMSRPVFKAGWSIAMLIAFSFLTTACSEQAPSSSLTPNDITGRWYSEQQVSLGKSVYDANCISCHNPNARGTFKWTQPLEDGSYPPPPLNGSAHAWHHPLPVLLKTINGGGIQVGGKMPPFKEVLKDDEKMAVIAYFQSYWNDDIYSRWLQRNQPQ; via the coding sequence ATGATGTCTAGACCCGTATTTAAAGCAGGTTGGTCAATAGCGATGTTAATAGCGTTTAGTTTTTTAACGACAGCCTGTTCAGAGCAAGCACCGTCCTCTAGCTTAACGCCTAATGATATAACGGGTCGTTGGTACTCTGAACAACAAGTGTCGTTAGGCAAATCTGTCTATGACGCAAATTGTATCAGTTGCCATAACCCGAATGCGCGCGGCACCTTTAAATGGACGCAGCCACTGGAAGATGGCAGCTATCCACCGCCACCACTTAATGGTTCTGCCCATGCCTGGCATCATCCATTACCGGTGTTATTGAAAACGATTAATGGTGGTGGCATTCAAGTGGGGGGAAAAATGCCGCCGTTTAAAGAGGTACTGAAAGACGACGAAAAGATGGCGGTCATTGCCTATTTCCAAAGCTATTGGAATGACGATATTTATAGCCGCTGGTTGCAAAGAAATCAGCCGCAATAA
- a CDS encoding cation transporter produces MSGNEHKASVDKTYLVKRHLKLEGEGDIPWQQIEKDIDQLMGIDEVHLDKGKHTITVAYDASYKSLEDIENILDQHFIHTADDWWTQTKKSWYEYTDDNIKANVKHEAWSCHSSPVKNKNRHQ; encoded by the coding sequence ATGAGTGGGAACGAACATAAAGCCAGTGTTGATAAAACGTATTTAGTAAAGCGTCATCTCAAATTAGAGGGCGAAGGTGATATCCCATGGCAACAGATCGAAAAAGATATCGATCAGTTAATGGGAATAGATGAGGTTCACCTTGATAAAGGTAAACATACGATTACGGTGGCCTATGATGCGTCGTATAAGAGTCTGGAGGATATAGAAAATATCCTTGATCAGCACTTTATTCATACCGCAGATGACTGGTGGACCCAAACCAAAAAAAGCTGGTACGAGTACACGGATGACAATATTAAGGCTAATGTAAAACACGAGGCGTGGTCTTGTCATTCCAGTCCAGTAAAGAATAAGAACAGACATCAGTAG
- a CDS encoding c-type cytochrome: MTLRVSSAVGIAGIVSAVFIAGCSDSMHSNMTNSSVKSTFSSVGERIYFTGQSSSGRTISAVSGHHHMQMHGGSCVTCHGADREGGARMWPWFWVTAPSLTQSALLGDHEDTGHSHEVYDAASLKRAISDGVNPAGEQLDDLMPRWKMSEQDLDELVHYLLGSHNDGNH; this comes from the coding sequence ATGACGCTTCGGGTTTCAAGTGCTGTAGGGATTGCAGGGATTGTCAGCGCTGTTTTTATCGCAGGGTGTTCCGACTCAATGCATTCTAATATGACGAATAGCTCCGTCAAATCAACGTTCAGTAGTGTAGGTGAACGTATTTATTTTACTGGTCAGTCTAGCTCAGGTAGAACTATCAGTGCCGTGAGTGGGCACCATCATATGCAGATGCACGGTGGTAGCTGTGTTACCTGCCATGGAGCGGATCGGGAGGGGGGGGCGCGAATGTGGCCCTGGTTCTGGGTCACCGCGCCTTCACTGACGCAATCAGCATTATTGGGTGATCATGAGGATACGGGGCATAGCCACGAGGTTTATGATGCTGCTTCATTGAAACGCGCAATCAGTGATGGGGTTAACCCTGCAGGAGAGCAATTGGATGACCTTATGCCAAGGTGGAAAATGTCGGAACAGGATCTGGACGAGTTAGTTCACTATTTGTTGGGCAGTCATAATGACGGGAATCATTAG
- a CDS encoding carboxymuconolactone decarboxylase family protein: MNMEPKEGENHISYPWYVKLFFWNQKRRYGQVLEPAKLWGRTPKVFAALALLYGALDRKNTPIEPSLRSLVTVRVSQINWCEFCVDINSMMVLRRGNSEEKLASLAHFRDCDLFTDREKSALNYAEIVTFSDRQVESEDREWLAQHFSDDGIIELTGLIAFQNMSSKFNAALGVPPQGFCKLKG, translated from the coding sequence ATGAACATGGAACCTAAAGAGGGTGAAAACCATATCAGTTATCCCTGGTACGTAAAACTGTTTTTCTGGAACCAGAAACGACGTTATGGCCAGGTCCTGGAACCTGCCAAACTTTGGGGAAGAACGCCTAAAGTGTTTGCTGCGCTTGCGCTTTTATATGGTGCATTAGATCGTAAAAACACGCCCATTGAACCCTCTTTAAGATCGCTCGTTACCGTGCGCGTCTCTCAAATTAACTGGTGTGAGTTTTGTGTCGACATTAACTCCATGATGGTTTTAAGGCGTGGCAACAGTGAAGAAAAGCTTGCTAGCCTGGCGCACTTTAGAGACTGTGATTTGTTTACTGACCGTGAAAAATCCGCTTTAAACTATGCCGAGATTGTGACCTTTTCAGACCGACAGGTTGAATCAGAGGACCGGGAGTGGTTAGCCCAGCACTTTTCAGATGATGGAATTATTGAATTAACCGGGCTGATTGCGTTCCAAAATATGTCGAGCAAGTTTAATGCTGCATTGGGTGTACCGCCGCAGGGGTTTTGCAAACTAAAAGGGTGA
- a CDS encoding DUF3047 domain-containing protein: protein MSQTVAYLFICFLLVPGTALSKEQLQKDHIVIGRFSSSELTGWEEKVFDNKTAYFFTKIDDQIVLKSVSNDSASGLFKEVTVDIQKYPYLNWRWRIENKLAPMDESQKAGDDYVARLYVMVSGGLFFWNTKALNYVWSSRSKKGERWPNAFAPDNNRMVAVRTADDQVGTWYSEKRNVYDAFKHEFGEEVRLIDGVAIMTDTDNSNTRATVYYGDIYFSKE from the coding sequence ATGAGCCAAACGGTCGCTTATCTTTTTATATGTTTTTTGCTGGTTCCCGGCACGGCTCTGTCTAAAGAGCAGCTACAAAAAGATCATATTGTTATTGGTCGGTTCTCTTCGAGTGAATTAACCGGGTGGGAAGAGAAGGTATTTGATAATAAAACCGCCTATTTCTTTACTAAAATTGATGACCAAATCGTTTTAAAATCCGTTAGTAATGACTCAGCCTCAGGTCTTTTTAAAGAGGTGACCGTTGATATCCAAAAATACCCTTATCTGAACTGGCGCTGGAGAATTGAAAATAAACTCGCTCCGATGGATGAAAGCCAAAAAGCCGGTGATGATTATGTCGCCAGACTCTATGTGATGGTTTCTGGCGGGTTGTTTTTTTGGAATACCAAAGCACTGAATTATGTATGGTCTAGTCGGTCGAAGAAAGGCGAACGTTGGCCAAATGCCTTTGCGCCGGACAATAACCGGATGGTTGCCGTGAGAACGGCGGACGATCAGGTGGGCACTTGGTATAGCGAAAAGCGTAATGTTTATGACGCGTTTAAACACGAATTTGGAGAAGAGGTACGCTTGATCGACGGCGTGGCCATCATGACCGATACTGATAACTCAAATACCCGGGCAACGGTATATTACGGCGATATCTACTTTTCTAAGGAGTAG
- a CDS encoding outer membrane lipoprotein-sorting protein: MLNALCLIIFWLLVSSAQATENARALITGMETLMWSKKSHGIFTMSIKTQYWQRQLELEAWLDRPNKTFIRIHSPKKEKGVGSLRIGGEMWNYIPKIDRTIKIPPSMMLQPWMGSDFSNDDLVKESSLENDYNHEISESFTQDGKTVYRITSIPKPDAPVVWGKLEFLIYSDFIPLQQSFFDERGQIVKVMNYSDVRVMGGRKIPTRWRMVPQDKTDQFTEIVVKQLSFDDPLDDELFSLRNLRNPK; the protein is encoded by the coding sequence ATGCTCAACGCCTTATGCTTAATAATTTTTTGGCTGCTCGTTTCTAGTGCCCAGGCGACGGAAAACGCGCGAGCTCTGATTACCGGTATGGAAACGTTGATGTGGAGTAAGAAGAGCCACGGCATCTTTACCATGTCGATTAAAACGCAATACTGGCAACGCCAACTTGAGCTAGAGGCCTGGCTGGACCGACCGAACAAAACATTCATAAGAATTCACTCACCGAAAAAGGAAAAAGGTGTTGGGTCGCTGCGGATCGGTGGCGAAATGTGGAACTACATTCCCAAGATTGATCGCACGATTAAAATTCCTCCTTCGATGATGCTGCAGCCCTGGATGGGCTCTGATTTTAGTAACGATGATCTGGTTAAAGAGAGCAGTCTGGAAAATGATTATAACCATGAAATATCAGAGTCATTTACTCAGGATGGAAAAACGGTTTACCGCATCACATCAATTCCAAAACCGGATGCGCCAGTGGTTTGGGGCAAACTCGAATTCCTGATTTATAGTGACTTTATACCCTTGCAACAGTCCTTTTTTGATGAGCGAGGGCAGATCGTTAAAGTAATGAACTACAGTGATGTTCGTGTAATGGGCGGGCGAAAAATACCGACCCGTTGGCGCATGGTGCCGCAAGACAAAACCGACCAGTTTACTGAAATTGTGGTAAAACAACTGTCCTTTGACGATCCTTTGGATGATGAGTTGTTCAGTCTTCGTAACCTTCGCAATCCAAAATAG
- a CDS encoding ABC transporter ATP-binding protein, producing MSIVETHDLTKTYQQNSIKVHALQDVTLNIDAGEFTVMVGPSGSGKTTLLNHIGALDTPTSGEIRIGGQLLSDLSCTALTKLRLWKLGFIFQEYNLISVLTALENVEYVMLLQGISGSERRKRAEAILHEVGLESMANRRPSELSGGQQQRVAVARAMVTQPSIILADEPTANLDSKTGASLLDLMRDLNEHHGTTFLFSTHDPMVMERAKRVIRLKDGRVDSEERR from the coding sequence ATGAGCATCGTCGAAACCCATGACCTAACCAAAACCTACCAGCAGAATTCGATTAAAGTGCATGCTCTTCAGGATGTTACTTTGAACATTGATGCGGGGGAGTTTACTGTCATGGTAGGGCCTTCGGGGTCAGGTAAAACAACGTTGCTTAATCATATCGGGGCGCTGGATACTCCTACCTCAGGAGAAATACGCATTGGCGGGCAGTTGCTGAGTGACCTTAGTTGTACGGCATTAACGAAATTACGTTTATGGAAACTCGGATTTATCTTCCAGGAGTACAACCTGATCTCGGTATTGACCGCACTGGAAAATGTTGAATATGTCATGTTGCTACAGGGAATTTCAGGCAGCGAACGCCGTAAGCGTGCAGAAGCGATATTGCACGAAGTCGGTTTGGAGTCGATGGCCAATCGTCGGCCAAGCGAATTGTCAGGCGGTCAACAGCAAAGAGTAGCAGTGGCAAGAGCGATGGTGACACAACCTTCCATTATTTTAGCGGATGAACCCACGGCAAATCTGGATTCTAAAACCGGCGCGAGTCTGTTGGATCTAATGAGGGATCTGAATGAACATCACGGCACCACGTTTCTCTTCTCAACACATGACCCAATGGTGATGGAGCGAGCCAAAAGAGTGATTCGACTAAAAGATGGTCGAGTTGACTCTGAGGAAAGGAGATAG
- a CDS encoding FtsX-like permease family protein, translated as MRILWLTLRNLLKNRRRTLITLSSVIVGCASLIFVWGFIDGINSQMIDNSTGYVSGHIKIHRLGYHDTKELNIAIDQQSPIASLLDQQKGIAGFSPRLEGYALASVGEKSRMMQVAGVSPDAEPSVTQIKQAIIEGRYLQTDATNEVVLGDDALMAFNAGVGDEIVLITQAADGSIGADRFRVVGSFNTGIEIMDRNLAYISLAGAQELFSLWGRVSAWSIRLEDRSQVDMITAVISGQLADQYEVLSWQEMMPSLLQMVQFHEAVAYVVLFVVFTVVTAGIANTILMSVMERTREFGVMMALGTQRYQVLMLVLSESVVLGILGVALGSILGVAINQYLAETGMDLGQFTQAMETMPGLSGMVYPVTDMGHVWLVNAVVLIVAILPALYPAWRASRLQPVTAIRGLHPQGWTGLRSRTDKPSQSQWVFWQIAFRSMFRNPRRSMLTAGATAFGLAAYWFLYAFADGFFEQMIENSTGQMSGHLQVSASEFRQDYSPSLRIGDTDSLVAKVAQSAEVKAVAPRVIVKGMLASARKSWPVELSGIVAPKEKQVTTLFKQMSQGQYVNPAVPEGMVIGQKIAEELSVEVGDKVVVTIQQAGGDLASAAYTVSGVFDTGSEVFDGGYAFVNFDSLHRLLAFKPGESSVVAVRLQSRFISQEFARQLAQQVDGSKLLVLPWEQVMPIVVQMVDLTQIDFYLILVVFIVVAMGVMNTMLMSVLERTREFGVMMALGTEGHQVIRLVLYEAIVLGLVGMVVGAMLGTAITAYYAHFGIDLSGLSKSMQTIPGMTDIIYPVLILQHIWLPSLLLFVCGVTVSIYPAIKASRLNPVEAIRHA; from the coding sequence ATGCGTATTTTATGGCTCACGCTTCGTAATTTGCTAAAGAATCGTCGCCGCACCTTGATTACGCTTTCATCTGTTATTGTGGGTTGCGCCTCGCTTATATTTGTTTGGGGGTTTATAGACGGTATTAACTCGCAAATGATTGACAACAGCACCGGATACGTGAGTGGTCATATCAAAATTCATCGTTTGGGTTATCACGATACGAAAGAGCTCAATATTGCTATCGACCAACAGAGCCCGATTGCTTCGCTGTTAGATCAGCAAAAGGGAATAGCCGGTTTTTCGCCTCGGCTGGAAGGCTATGCGCTGGCCAGTGTGGGTGAAAAGTCCAGAATGATGCAGGTGGCCGGTGTCTCGCCTGATGCCGAACCGTCAGTCACCCAAATAAAACAGGCCATTATTGAGGGGCGATACTTACAAACGGATGCCACCAATGAAGTGGTATTAGGTGATGACGCATTAATGGCATTTAACGCCGGCGTTGGTGATGAAATTGTCCTGATAACCCAAGCCGCAGATGGGTCTATCGGTGCAGATCGCTTTCGGGTTGTGGGTAGTTTTAATACCGGCATTGAGATTATGGATCGTAATCTGGCCTATATTTCATTGGCGGGTGCGCAGGAGTTATTTTCTTTATGGGGGAGGGTATCCGCATGGTCAATCAGGCTTGAAGATCGAAGCCAGGTTGACATGATAACAGCGGTTATTAGCGGTCAACTCGCTGACCAATATGAGGTACTGAGTTGGCAAGAGATGATGCCCTCCCTGTTACAAATGGTGCAGTTTCATGAGGCGGTCGCCTATGTGGTTCTGTTTGTGGTTTTTACCGTGGTCACCGCGGGAATTGCCAACACCATATTGATGTCTGTGATGGAAAGAACCCGGGAATTTGGCGTGATGATGGCGCTTGGCACGCAACGTTATCAAGTGCTCATGCTGGTACTCTCTGAGTCAGTCGTGCTTGGAATCTTGGGGGTTGCCTTGGGAAGCATTTTGGGTGTCGCCATTAACCAGTATTTAGCCGAGACGGGGATGGATCTCGGGCAATTTACCCAGGCCATGGAAACCATGCCTGGGTTGTCTGGCATGGTGTATCCGGTCACCGATATGGGGCATGTCTGGTTGGTAAATGCAGTCGTATTGATTGTCGCTATTTTACCGGCGCTCTATCCTGCCTGGCGGGCGTCTAGACTTCAGCCTGTCACCGCTATTCGAGGATTGCATCCTCAAGGCTGGACAGGACTGCGTAGTCGAACCGATAAACCCAGTCAAAGCCAGTGGGTGTTCTGGCAAATTGCCTTTCGATCGATGTTTCGTAATCCAAGACGTTCCATGCTAACCGCGGGTGCAACAGCATTTGGTCTTGCTGCTTACTGGTTTCTCTACGCCTTTGCTGATGGCTTTTTTGAACAGATGATCGAGAACTCGACCGGCCAAATGAGCGGCCATCTACAAGTGTCTGCCTCTGAATTTCGCCAGGACTATTCGCCTTCGTTGCGTATTGGCGATACCGATTCTCTGGTCGCAAAGGTCGCACAATCGGCCGAGGTTAAAGCGGTTGCGCCAAGGGTCATCGTAAAAGGCATGCTGGCCAGTGCCAGAAAAAGTTGGCCTGTAGAATTGAGTGGCATTGTTGCGCCAAAAGAAAAGCAAGTCACGACCTTGTTCAAGCAAATGTCACAAGGGCAATATGTTAATCCAGCGGTACCGGAAGGTATGGTGATCGGCCAAAAAATAGCTGAAGAACTTAGCGTTGAGGTGGGCGATAAGGTGGTGGTGACCATTCAGCAGGCGGGGGGAGACCTGGCCTCTGCCGCCTATACTGTGAGTGGCGTTTTTGATACCGGCAGCGAAGTATTTGATGGGGGTTATGCCTTCGTTAACTTTGACTCTCTTCACCGTTTATTGGCATTCAAACCGGGGGAGTCATCTGTTGTTGCTGTTCGTTTGCAATCCCGCTTTATTAGTCAGGAATTCGCCCGGCAGTTAGCCCAACAGGTTGATGGATCTAAGTTATTAGTGCTGCCCTGGGAGCAGGTTATGCCCATTGTGGTTCAGATGGTTGACCTAACCCAAATTGATTTTTACCTGATATTGGTGGTGTTTATCGTCGTTGCCATGGGCGTAATGAATACCATGCTGATGTCGGTATTAGAGCGGACGCGAGAGTTTGGCGTGATGATGGCGCTGGGTACCGAAGGCCACCAAGTGATTCGACTGGTTTTGTATGAGGCCATCGTACTGGGGCTGGTGGGGATGGTGGTGGGAGCCATGTTAGGCACTGCAATAACCGCTTACTATGCCCACTTCGGCATTGACCTATCGGGTTTAAGTAAATCTATGCAGACGATTCCGGGCATGACCGATATTATTTACCCGGTACTCATCCTTCAGCATATTTGGTTGCCGAGTCTCTTGCTGTTTGTATGCGGGGTTACGGTATCCATTTATCCGGCCATCAAAGCATCGCGACTGAACCCGGTTGAGGCCATTCGTCATGCCTAG
- a CDS encoding copper resistance protein B → MINVKTLFPLFFSLIVLPVIAGVKDDPVLAKMMVNQLEIRDIGDDNITVWDAQLWAGQDLQKLWLKSEGEYTNGATEESELQVLYSQAVAPYWDVQFGWRGDLKPSPDRHWLALGVQGLTPYYFEIDTALFVGNHGRVAARIEAEYELLFTQQLILSPELEMNFFSKDDVETETGSGLSDLEAGLRLRYEIRREIAPYIGVNWSRKVGKTADFARDEGNSVDITEILIGIRAWF, encoded by the coding sequence ATGATAAATGTAAAAACGCTCTTCCCTCTGTTTTTCTCACTTATTGTTTTGCCCGTTATCGCTGGAGTAAAAGATGACCCAGTGCTTGCCAAAATGATGGTTAATCAGCTTGAGATCAGGGACATTGGGGATGATAATATCACCGTCTGGGATGCCCAACTCTGGGCCGGGCAAGACCTGCAAAAGCTATGGTTAAAAAGTGAAGGCGAATATACAAACGGAGCAACAGAAGAGTCGGAACTACAAGTGCTTTATAGCCAGGCGGTTGCACCATACTGGGACGTTCAGTTCGGTTGGCGTGGAGATTTAAAACCCTCTCCCGATAGACATTGGCTGGCATTAGGGGTTCAGGGACTCACCCCCTATTATTTCGAAATAGATACGGCTCTTTTTGTGGGCAATCATGGACGAGTAGCCGCACGCATTGAAGCGGAGTACGAGCTACTATTCACTCAACAACTCATTCTTAGCCCAGAGCTGGAAATGAATTTTTTTTCCAAGGACGATGTTGAAACAGAAACTGGATCGGGTCTTTCGGATTTAGAAGCAGGCCTCCGGTTACGTTACGAAATACGTCGTGAAATTGCACCGTATATAGGTGTTAACTGGTCTAGAAAGGTGGGCAAGACAGCCGACTTTGCTCGCGATGAGGGAAACTCAGTTGATATCACGGAGATACTAATTGGCATCCGGGCATGGTTTTGA
- a CDS encoding copper resistance system multicopper oxidase produces the protein MNTCRQPVLSRRRFVTGLSSATALSILGSTPLLLGSKRYSDAPPVMQGKLFDLNIAYQEMNFTGSPSIATTISGALPAPILRWKEGERVTLRVHNNLDQTTSIHWHGIILPTDMDGVPGLSFGGIPPGESFEYQFDLLQSGTYWYHSHSGFQEQTGMYGAIIIDPIEPEPFSYDRDYVVLLSDWSDESPSNIYNKLKKLSHYYNFRERTLADFFEEADEHGVANAWNNRRMWNQMRMSDRDISDVTGYTYTFLMNGQAPADGWIGLFDRGQKVRLRFINAAAMTFFDVRIPGLRMTVIAADGQNIQPISIDEFRIGVAETYDVIVEPESDTAYTIFAQSIDRTGYARGTLTPHPNLKADIPALDPAPILTHADMGMGGQGAHEGHDMSGSGMPTFKMKGSEMPGAGMMGTGQAGFGSSTPVKHSTTEFGPHVDMRADNPNYRLDDPGVGLRNHLQRYDRTVLTYADLQNLYKTQDTREPQREIQLHLTGNMSRYMWSINGTKFADAEPLHLSYGERVRITLVNDTMMNHPIHLHGMWSELETGDDHYIARKHTVIVQPGAKISYLVTADAIGRWAYHCHLLYHMPGMFREVIVS, from the coding sequence ATGAATACATGCCGCCAGCCAGTCCTTTCCCGGCGACGTTTCGTAACCGGTTTATCTTCCGCCACAGCACTTTCCATTCTGGGAAGTACGCCACTTCTCTTGGGAAGTAAGCGCTACTCTGATGCGCCCCCTGTCATGCAGGGTAAACTCTTTGACTTAAACATTGCCTATCAAGAAATGAATTTTACTGGCTCCCCTAGTATAGCCACCACCATCAGTGGTGCTCTACCAGCCCCCATTTTGAGGTGGAAAGAAGGCGAGCGGGTCACACTCAGAGTGCACAACAATCTTGATCAAACAACCTCTATTCACTGGCACGGTATTATATTGCCAACCGATATGGATGGGGTACCGGGCCTCAGCTTTGGAGGCATTCCACCTGGCGAGTCGTTTGAGTACCAATTCGACCTGCTACAAAGCGGCACCTACTGGTACCACAGCCATTCCGGTTTTCAGGAACAAACGGGGATGTATGGTGCAATTATTATTGACCCCATTGAACCTGAACCATTCAGTTATGATCGAGACTATGTGGTGCTGCTATCAGACTGGAGTGACGAATCTCCGAGCAATATCTACAACAAACTAAAAAAGCTCAGTCACTATTACAACTTTCGAGAAAGAACCCTTGCAGACTTCTTCGAAGAAGCCGACGAACATGGTGTCGCAAACGCATGGAACAACCGTCGCATGTGGAATCAGATGCGCATGAGTGACCGGGATATTTCCGACGTCACTGGCTACACCTATACCTTTCTGATGAACGGGCAAGCGCCTGCAGATGGCTGGATAGGGCTTTTCGACAGAGGTCAGAAAGTCCGGTTACGTTTTATAAATGCTGCAGCTATGACCTTTTTTGATGTTCGGATTCCAGGGTTAAGAATGACCGTCATCGCCGCAGATGGTCAAAATATTCAACCGATATCCATCGATGAATTTCGTATTGGGGTTGCTGAAACCTACGATGTGATTGTCGAGCCAGAAAGCGATACGGCTTACACCATTTTTGCCCAATCAATTGATCGCACAGGCTATGCTAGGGGCACATTAACACCTCACCCTAACCTGAAGGCCGACATACCCGCTTTGGATCCTGCTCCGATATTAACCCATGCAGATATGGGGATGGGTGGTCAAGGGGCTCACGAAGGGCATGACATGAGTGGTTCTGGCATGCCTACGTTTAAAATGAAAGGGAGTGAAATGCCAGGCGCAGGAATGATGGGAACAGGACAAGCAGGCTTTGGCAGTTCCACCCCAGTAAAGCACTCCACAACTGAATTTGGCCCTCACGTAGATATGCGTGCCGATAACCCAAACTACCGCCTTGATGACCCTGGTGTAGGTTTAAGAAACCACTTGCAGCGCTACGATCGCACGGTACTAACCTATGCTGATCTTCAGAATCTCTACAAGACTCAAGACACAAGAGAACCTCAGCGGGAAATTCAGTTGCACCTGACCGGCAATATGAGCCGCTATATGTGGTCTATCAATGGAACTAAATTCGCGGATGCTGAACCACTGCACCTTAGCTATGGAGAGCGTGTCCGAATCACTCTGGTCAATGACACTATGATGAACCACCCGATACATCTGCACGGTATGTGGAGTGAATTAGAAACAGGAGATGATCATTACATTGCACGTAAACACACTGTAATAGTACAACCAGGCGCCAAAATCAGTTATCTCGTTACTGCCGATGCAATAGGTCGCTGGGCCTATCATTGCCACCTGCTCTACCATATGCCCGGCATGTTTCGAGAAGTAATAGTGAGTTAG
- a CDS encoding GDCCVxC domain-containing (seleno)protein → MALKLKSAITCPNCGYQKIEMMPENSCQFFYECQNCKTLLKPRPGDCCVFCSYADTPCPPIQIQRSCC, encoded by the coding sequence ATGGCGCTTAAGCTCAAATCGGCAATCACCTGTCCGAACTGCGGATATCAAAAAATAGAAATGATGCCAGAAAACTCATGCCAGTTTTTCTATGAATGCCAAAATTGTAAAACGCTGCTTAAGCCCAGACCCGGTGATTGCTGCGTATTTTGTTCATATGCAGACACCCCGTGCCCTCCTATACAGATACAGCGGTCTTGCTGTTAA
- a CDS encoding TerB family tellurite resistance protein: MFESLKHWFESSATESKLFNHADEETIHIALASLLYRVIASDHRESDREKHEFADILRTEFDLNDAQIASLYKQAKHLNSSLATDLETIDHYLKQNPHLRMIFMKKLNHLISLDGVTSNEMEVFYNAQSVLFPELSGESEF, encoded by the coding sequence ATGTTTGAATCTCTTAAACACTGGTTTGAGTCGTCGGCCACTGAGAGTAAATTATTCAACCATGCGGATGAAGAAACGATCCATATAGCACTCGCCTCGTTGCTTTACCGTGTAATCGCCTCTGACCACAGAGAAAGTGACCGGGAAAAGCATGAGTTTGCCGATATTCTAAGAACGGAGTTTGATCTTAACGACGCCCAGATTGCCAGCCTTTATAAGCAGGCAAAACACCTTAACAGCAGTCTCGCTACAGATTTAGAGACGATTGATCACTACCTGAAGCAAAACCCACATTTACGCATGATATTTATGAAGAAACTTAACCATCTCATTTCACTTGATGGTGTGACATCCAACGAAATGGAGGTGTTTTACAATGCTCAGAGCGTGCTGTTCCCTGAATTGTCGGGCGAAAGTGAGTTTTAA
- a CDS encoding cupin domain-containing protein: MNKTNIFENLPEHLDQEVFNTLVENKNVTIERIVSNGHTSPNEGWYDQERDEWVIVLKGAGELTFEDSGSVKLEAGDYINIPAHTRHKVSWTSPDTETIWLAVHY; encoded by the coding sequence ATGAATAAAACCAACATATTTGAAAACCTCCCTGAACATTTAGATCAGGAAGTGTTTAATACCCTTGTTGAGAATAAGAACGTAACAATTGAACGTATTGTATCTAATGGGCACACCTCACCTAATGAGGGATGGTATGACCAGGAAAGAGATGAGTGGGTTATCGTGCTAAAAGGGGCTGGTGAATTAACCTTTGAAGATTCAGGTTCGGTCAAGCTAGAGGCTGGTGATTATATCAACATCCCCGCTCATACCAGGCACAAAGTGTCATGGACGTCACCCGATACAGAAACAATATGGCTTGCGGTACACTATTAG